One window from the genome of Chiloscyllium plagiosum isolate BGI_BamShark_2017 chromosome 31, ASM401019v2, whole genome shotgun sequence encodes:
- the tnfaip8l1 gene encoding tumor necrosis factor alpha-induced protein 8-like protein 1 isoform X1: protein MELEDEVKEETMDVFNTKSLAMQAQKKLLGKMASKSMVNIFIDDTSSEVLDELYYVTKEYTRNKKEAQKVIKNLIKVVVKLGVLYRNNQFNADELVLVDKFRKKVHQLAMTAVSFHQIDFTFDRRVLANILNECRELLHQAIKRHLTSKSHGRIDHIFNHFADCEFLATLYGPTEPYRAHVQKLCEGVNKMLEDGNI, encoded by the coding sequence AGACGATGGATGTCTTCAATACCAAAAGCCTGGCCATGCAGGCACAGAAGAAACTTCTGGGCAAGATGGCGTCCAAAAGCATGGTCAACATCTTCATCGACGACACGAGCAGTGAGGTCCTGGATGAACTTTACTATGTGACCAAGGAATACACGCGAAACAAAAAGGAAGCCCAGAAGGTCATCAAAAACCTCATAAAGGTGGTGGTTAAACTCGGAGTTCTCTACAGGAACAACCAGTTCAATGCAGACGAGCTGGTGTTGGTGGACAAGTTCCGCAAGAAGGTCCATCAGTTGGCTATGACAGCCGTCAGCTTCCACCAAATTGACTTCACGTTCGACAGGCGTGTTCTTGCGAACATCCTGAATGAATGCAGGGAGTTGCTGCACCAGGCCATCAAACGGCACCTAACATCCAAGTCCCACGGGCGCATTGACCACATCTTTAACCATTTTGCGGACTGTGAATTCCTGGCGACACTGTACGGCCCCACAGAGCCCTATCGCGCACATGTGCAGAAGCTTTGTGAAGGGGTCAACAAAATGCTAGAAGATGGCAACATTTGA
- the tnfaip8l1 gene encoding tumor necrosis factor alpha-induced protein 8-like protein 1 isoform X2 gives MDVFNTKSLAMQAQKKLLGKMASKSMVNIFIDDTSSEVLDELYYVTKEYTRNKKEAQKVIKNLIKVVVKLGVLYRNNQFNADELVLVDKFRKKVHQLAMTAVSFHQIDFTFDRRVLANILNECRELLHQAIKRHLTSKSHGRIDHIFNHFADCEFLATLYGPTEPYRAHVQKLCEGVNKMLEDGNI, from the coding sequence ATGGATGTCTTCAATACCAAAAGCCTGGCCATGCAGGCACAGAAGAAACTTCTGGGCAAGATGGCGTCCAAAAGCATGGTCAACATCTTCATCGACGACACGAGCAGTGAGGTCCTGGATGAACTTTACTATGTGACCAAGGAATACACGCGAAACAAAAAGGAAGCCCAGAAGGTCATCAAAAACCTCATAAAGGTGGTGGTTAAACTCGGAGTTCTCTACAGGAACAACCAGTTCAATGCAGACGAGCTGGTGTTGGTGGACAAGTTCCGCAAGAAGGTCCATCAGTTGGCTATGACAGCCGTCAGCTTCCACCAAATTGACTTCACGTTCGACAGGCGTGTTCTTGCGAACATCCTGAATGAATGCAGGGAGTTGCTGCACCAGGCCATCAAACGGCACCTAACATCCAAGTCCCACGGGCGCATTGACCACATCTTTAACCATTTTGCGGACTGTGAATTCCTGGCGACACTGTACGGCCCCACAGAGCCCTATCGCGCACATGTGCAGAAGCTTTGTGAAGGGGTCAACAAAATGCTAGAAGATGGCAACATTTGA